Proteins encoded by one window of Channa argus isolate prfri chromosome 1, Channa argus male v1.0, whole genome shotgun sequence:
- the sp4 gene encoding transcription factor Sp4 isoform X1, which translates to MSDSKKESSGTEGGKASKKGKSSGSQDSSQPSPLALLAATCSKIGGQGVVEGAQAGAQQIQVQAGQIQLPTGQLQGQIVVDTGGGQTLVPQQLELLPAQFAGNGWQIITAAPTMAKENTSQPVAVTVATTLANDSSPGGRKVKAVGGTNSVAASQQQQQFQIIQVQNLPNAGGGVQYQVIPHLQTADGQQIHISPAQTASIGAIPEQVQLIQTPSPGQNQTILQPANQQAILTSTANQTVPLQIRPVQSFPLQLQTLQGSQTPVMTTVPINLGGMTLALPVINNVGGGGAVQLIQSPDGTFSVANGNQLVTTTVSGPAPVTASTGSTMAVAEGDSMSDGPQVVSTGSESGPPETQMQTSEADSQSQNQANGLQNQTDAAGTIQQVIVGQVGHQLVQQIQLQHQGQTQGQAQGQQQTQQIQTLQLAPGQTLQPIQAFQNPAQVLIRTLSPSGQITWQTLQLPGGVSLQGGLGTAVPQQLTLAPVAGGTTVGSGGLVSLTGPPLTLSAAQINPGSGVQTVSIAGLGTAGVQVQGVPLTITGLQGQPQGQDGVKAPVSTVPVGTVASGSSMSPDQLGSVQSSSDQEGQPSKRLRRVACSCPNCRDGEGRNSGDPTKKKQHICHMEGCGKVYGKTSHLRAHLRWHTGERPFVCNWIFCGKRFTRSDELQRHRRTHTGEKRFECPECSKRFMRSDHLSKHIKTHQNKKGGAAVAIITTDEMEEDPPEGLGASPQIVAVATLSRDSDPATPTTSNHLEEEEEDEEEEEEEFE; encoded by the exons TCGGAGGCCAGGGGGTAGTGGAGGGGGCCCAGGCGGGGGCCCAACAGATCCAGGTTCAGGCTGGTCAGATCCAGCTGCCAACAGGTCAGCTACAGGGTCAGATAGTGGTGGACACAGGCGGGGGTCAGACCCTAGTGCCCCAGCAGCTGGAACTGCTCCCAGCCCAGTTTGCAGGGAACGGCTGGCAGATCATTACAGCAGCACCTACTATGGCTAAGGAGAACACCAGCCAACCTGTTGCTGTGACAGTGGCTACCACCTTGGCTAATGACAGCTCACCAGGCGGACGCAAG GTGAAGGCAGTAGGTGGGACCAACAGTGTTGCGGCCAgtcaacagcaacagcagtttCAGATCATCCAGGTTCAGAATTTGCCCAATGCTGGGGGCGGAGTCCAGTATCAGGTCATCCCTCACCTCCAGACTGCAGATGGACAGCAGATCCATATCAGCCCCGCCCAGACGGCCTCAATTGGGGCTATACCAGAGCAGGTTCAGCTCATCCAGACACCAAGTCCAGGCCAAAACCAGACTATCCTCCAGCCAGCCAACCAGCAGGCCATCCTCACAAGTACAGCCAATCAGACAGTCCCGCTGCAGATCCGCCCTGTCCAGTCTTTCCCATTGCAATTGCAGACTCTGCAGGGCTCCCAGACTCCTGTTATGACCACAGTGCCCATAAACCTCGGTGGCATGACTCTGGCTCTGCCTGTGATCAATAATGTCGGAGGAGGTGGGGCTGTGCAGCTTATCCAATCACCAGATGGCACATTTTCAGTTGCCAATGGCAACCAACTGGTGACAACAACAGTGTCTGGGCCGGCTCCTGTTACAGCATCAACTGGTTCAACAATGGCGGTGGCTGAGGGTGACAGCATGTCTGATGGGCCACAAGTGGTTTCTACTGGATCAGAGAGTGGACCACCTGAAACCCAAATGCAAACTAGTGAAGCTGACTCTCAGAGCCAAAATCAAGCCAACGGGCTACAGAACCAGACCGATGCTGCTGGAACAATCCAACAGGTTATTGTGGGCCAGGTGGGGCACCAGCTGGTGCAGCAGATCCAGTTGCAACATCAGGGTCAGACTCAGGGTCAGGCCCAGGGCCAGCAGCAAACTCAGCAAATTCAGACCCTTCAGCTCGCCCCAGGGCAAACTCTTCAGCCCATCCAGGCCTTTCAGAACCCAGCCCAGGTCCTTATTCGCACCCTGTCACCATCTGGGCAGATTACCTGGCAAACACTACAGCTGCCTGGTGGAGTGTCCCTGCAGGGCGGCCTTGGGACAGCAGTGCCTCAGCAGCTGACACTGGCCCCAGTTGCTGGTGGGACAACAGTGGGGAGTGGAGGGCTGGTCTCCCTGACTGGACCTCCCCTAACACTAAGCGCAGCTCAGATCAACCCAGGGTCTGGGGTACAAACAGTCAGCATTGCAGGGCTGGGCACTGCTGGGGTTCAGGTGCAGGGTGTACCCCTCACCATTACTGGTCTACAGG GTCAACCACAGGGTCAGGATGGGGTCAAAGCTCCAGTGTCTACAGTCCCTGTAGGCACTGTGGCATCAGGCTCATCGATGAGTCCAGACCAACTGGGCTCTGTCCAAAGTTCTTCAGACCAGGAGGGACAGCCCAGCAAGAGGCTACGTCGTGTTGCCTGCTCTTGTCCAAACTGCAGGGATGGAGAGGGaag GAACAGTGGGGACCCTACAAAGAAGAAACAGCACATCTGCCACATGGAAGGTTGTGGAAAGGTGTATGGCAAGACATCCCACCTTAGGGCCCACCTGCGCTGGCACACTGGAGAGAGGCCATTCGTCTGTAACTGGATCTTTTGTGGCAAGAGGTTCACCAGGAGTGACGAACTGCAGAGACACCggagaacacacacag GAGAGAAGCGTTTTGAGTGTCCTGAATGTTCCAAGCGCTTTATGCGCAGCGACCACCTGTCCAAACACATCAAAACCCACCAGAACAAGAAGGGCGGAGCCGCTGTGGCAATCATCACCACTGACGAGATGGAAGAAGATCCCCCTGAGGGGTTGGGTGCCTCCCCTCAGATTGTCGCTGTGGCAACCCTCTCACGTGACTCTGACCCTGCTACACCCACCACTTCTAATcacctggaggaggaggaggaggatgaagaggaggaagaggaggagtttGAATAG
- the sp4 gene encoding transcription factor Sp4 isoform X2 → MDSSQPSPLALLAATCSKIGGQGVVEGAQAGAQQIQVQAGQIQLPTGQLQGQIVVDTGGGQTLVPQQLELLPAQFAGNGWQIITAAPTMAKENTSQPVAVTVATTLANDSSPGGRKVKAVGGTNSVAASQQQQQFQIIQVQNLPNAGGGVQYQVIPHLQTADGQQIHISPAQTASIGAIPEQVQLIQTPSPGQNQTILQPANQQAILTSTANQTVPLQIRPVQSFPLQLQTLQGSQTPVMTTVPINLGGMTLALPVINNVGGGGAVQLIQSPDGTFSVANGNQLVTTTVSGPAPVTASTGSTMAVAEGDSMSDGPQVVSTGSESGPPETQMQTSEADSQSQNQANGLQNQTDAAGTIQQVIVGQVGHQLVQQIQLQHQGQTQGQAQGQQQTQQIQTLQLAPGQTLQPIQAFQNPAQVLIRTLSPSGQITWQTLQLPGGVSLQGGLGTAVPQQLTLAPVAGGTTVGSGGLVSLTGPPLTLSAAQINPGSGVQTVSIAGLGTAGVQVQGVPLTITGLQGQPQGQDGVKAPVSTVPVGTVASGSSMSPDQLGSVQSSSDQEGQPSKRLRRVACSCPNCRDGEGRNSGDPTKKKQHICHMEGCGKVYGKTSHLRAHLRWHTGERPFVCNWIFCGKRFTRSDELQRHRRTHTGEKRFECPECSKRFMRSDHLSKHIKTHQNKKGGAAVAIITTDEMEEDPPEGLGASPQIVAVATLSRDSDPATPTTSNHLEEEEEDEEEEEEEFE, encoded by the exons TCGGAGGCCAGGGGGTAGTGGAGGGGGCCCAGGCGGGGGCCCAACAGATCCAGGTTCAGGCTGGTCAGATCCAGCTGCCAACAGGTCAGCTACAGGGTCAGATAGTGGTGGACACAGGCGGGGGTCAGACCCTAGTGCCCCAGCAGCTGGAACTGCTCCCAGCCCAGTTTGCAGGGAACGGCTGGCAGATCATTACAGCAGCACCTACTATGGCTAAGGAGAACACCAGCCAACCTGTTGCTGTGACAGTGGCTACCACCTTGGCTAATGACAGCTCACCAGGCGGACGCAAG GTGAAGGCAGTAGGTGGGACCAACAGTGTTGCGGCCAgtcaacagcaacagcagtttCAGATCATCCAGGTTCAGAATTTGCCCAATGCTGGGGGCGGAGTCCAGTATCAGGTCATCCCTCACCTCCAGACTGCAGATGGACAGCAGATCCATATCAGCCCCGCCCAGACGGCCTCAATTGGGGCTATACCAGAGCAGGTTCAGCTCATCCAGACACCAAGTCCAGGCCAAAACCAGACTATCCTCCAGCCAGCCAACCAGCAGGCCATCCTCACAAGTACAGCCAATCAGACAGTCCCGCTGCAGATCCGCCCTGTCCAGTCTTTCCCATTGCAATTGCAGACTCTGCAGGGCTCCCAGACTCCTGTTATGACCACAGTGCCCATAAACCTCGGTGGCATGACTCTGGCTCTGCCTGTGATCAATAATGTCGGAGGAGGTGGGGCTGTGCAGCTTATCCAATCACCAGATGGCACATTTTCAGTTGCCAATGGCAACCAACTGGTGACAACAACAGTGTCTGGGCCGGCTCCTGTTACAGCATCAACTGGTTCAACAATGGCGGTGGCTGAGGGTGACAGCATGTCTGATGGGCCACAAGTGGTTTCTACTGGATCAGAGAGTGGACCACCTGAAACCCAAATGCAAACTAGTGAAGCTGACTCTCAGAGCCAAAATCAAGCCAACGGGCTACAGAACCAGACCGATGCTGCTGGAACAATCCAACAGGTTATTGTGGGCCAGGTGGGGCACCAGCTGGTGCAGCAGATCCAGTTGCAACATCAGGGTCAGACTCAGGGTCAGGCCCAGGGCCAGCAGCAAACTCAGCAAATTCAGACCCTTCAGCTCGCCCCAGGGCAAACTCTTCAGCCCATCCAGGCCTTTCAGAACCCAGCCCAGGTCCTTATTCGCACCCTGTCACCATCTGGGCAGATTACCTGGCAAACACTACAGCTGCCTGGTGGAGTGTCCCTGCAGGGCGGCCTTGGGACAGCAGTGCCTCAGCAGCTGACACTGGCCCCAGTTGCTGGTGGGACAACAGTGGGGAGTGGAGGGCTGGTCTCCCTGACTGGACCTCCCCTAACACTAAGCGCAGCTCAGATCAACCCAGGGTCTGGGGTACAAACAGTCAGCATTGCAGGGCTGGGCACTGCTGGGGTTCAGGTGCAGGGTGTACCCCTCACCATTACTGGTCTACAGG GTCAACCACAGGGTCAGGATGGGGTCAAAGCTCCAGTGTCTACAGTCCCTGTAGGCACTGTGGCATCAGGCTCATCGATGAGTCCAGACCAACTGGGCTCTGTCCAAAGTTCTTCAGACCAGGAGGGACAGCCCAGCAAGAGGCTACGTCGTGTTGCCTGCTCTTGTCCAAACTGCAGGGATGGAGAGGGaag GAACAGTGGGGACCCTACAAAGAAGAAACAGCACATCTGCCACATGGAAGGTTGTGGAAAGGTGTATGGCAAGACATCCCACCTTAGGGCCCACCTGCGCTGGCACACTGGAGAGAGGCCATTCGTCTGTAACTGGATCTTTTGTGGCAAGAGGTTCACCAGGAGTGACGAACTGCAGAGACACCggagaacacacacag GAGAGAAGCGTTTTGAGTGTCCTGAATGTTCCAAGCGCTTTATGCGCAGCGACCACCTGTCCAAACACATCAAAACCCACCAGAACAAGAAGGGCGGAGCCGCTGTGGCAATCATCACCACTGACGAGATGGAAGAAGATCCCCCTGAGGGGTTGGGTGCCTCCCCTCAGATTGTCGCTGTGGCAACCCTCTCACGTGACTCTGACCCTGCTACACCCACCACTTCTAATcacctggaggaggaggaggaggatgaagaggaggaagaggaggagtttGAATAG